Proteins found in one Subtercola endophyticus genomic segment:
- a CDS encoding WxL protein peptidoglycan domain-containing protein, with translation MNHLLKSPRTLARTAALALIAALALAVLPAIGAQASDDDVTWTVRTASNQFGAERTAYNYAVNPGQTVDDALVVSNHGATPVDLGVYAADGYTTESGQFDLLVAGAKSVGVGAWVAGGTDHVTVAAGQSVEYPFTLTVPANATPGDYSGGIVTTLTQPDDANGINVDRRLGVKITLRVGGDLKPSLAIENMHVDWNGGLNPFAGGDATVSYTLHNTGNAVVSAQQAATVSGPFGWFALDAGTLDAPPQLLPGETWNVSVPVRDVPAEFWLTASASVVPVVIDSSGSTTNLDAVTSAATGPAIPWMLLVIILVIVALIILAVRLRRRAASHRQAREDARVKEAVDLALEGSR, from the coding sequence ATGAATCACCTCTTGAAGTCCCCGCGAACCCTCGCCCGCACCGCGGCCCTCGCCCTCATCGCCGCGCTCGCTCTCGCGGTGCTGCCGGCCATCGGCGCACAAGCGTCTGACGATGACGTCACGTGGACGGTGCGTACGGCATCCAACCAGTTCGGAGCAGAGCGAACCGCATACAACTACGCCGTGAACCCGGGCCAGACCGTCGACGATGCCCTTGTCGTGTCGAACCACGGCGCGACTCCCGTCGACCTCGGTGTCTATGCCGCCGACGGCTACACGACCGAGAGCGGGCAGTTCGACCTCCTCGTCGCGGGAGCGAAGTCTGTGGGCGTCGGCGCCTGGGTCGCTGGCGGCACCGACCACGTCACCGTCGCGGCAGGCCAGAGCGTCGAGTATCCCTTCACTCTCACCGTTCCCGCGAATGCCACCCCGGGGGACTACTCCGGCGGAATCGTCACCACCCTCACTCAGCCCGACGACGCGAACGGCATCAACGTCGACCGCCGTCTCGGCGTGAAGATCACCCTGCGCGTCGGCGGCGACCTCAAGCCGAGCCTCGCGATCGAGAATATGCACGTCGACTGGAACGGCGGCCTCAACCCCTTCGCCGGCGGCGACGCGACTGTCAGTTACACGCTGCACAACACGGGCAACGCGGTCGTCTCCGCCCAGCAGGCCGCCACCGTCTCAGGCCCCTTCGGCTGGTTCGCGCTCGACGCGGGCACACTGGATGCTCCACCCCAGCTGCTGCCCGGTGAGACGTGGAACGTTTCGGTGCCGGTGCGCGACGTGCCCGCCGAGTTCTGGCTTACAGCCTCTGCCTCGGTGGTGCCCGTCGTGATCGACAGCTCCGGCTCGACGACCAACCTCGATGCCGTGACATCCGCCGCGACCGGGCCGGCGATTCCGTGGATGCTGCTGGTGATCATCCTCGTCATCGTTGCGCTCATCATCCTCGCTGTGCGCCTTCGTCGCCGAGCGGCCTCTCATCGACAGGCGCGCGAAGACGCCAGAGTGAAAGAGGCCGTCGATCTCGCGCTCGAAGGCTCCCGCTGA
- a CDS encoding purple acid phosphatase family protein: MSSPTEFNGARRRNRHRATVILTAAALLAGSAAVSGFAAAPAIAADQANLTGIVLGVGANESQRIVSWYSSADTAQSIQLAPTASLVAGAFRTGATTFAAIGSANIATSGGFNRHATITGLSENTPYSYRVGSEGNWSTAYTFTTQTFDGNYDFLFLGDPQIGSSGNVAKDGAGWAATLNTAVAANPTAELLVSGGDQVETANTEAQWDAFLAPDTLRQIPFAATIGNHDVGGKAYEQHLATPNTDRSGAYYSNGDPTSNTSGGDYWYIYKDVLFIDLNSNSYSTAQGGGGDDAHIGYVTNVVNQHQAEAKYTVLVYHHAIYSPADHAKDGDNKTRRVDYPTAFSNLGVDLVLQGHDHSYSRSYEIKNGAKANPDEQPGATDVYPGPGGVIYVTANSSSGSKYYDLTTPDSSGTSGAGNGADPLKPSDYWYNSVENQEHVRSYVKVQVAADQLTVQTIRSGTCDAPNAAVELGKVAWCGPNSGASAAQPVGSVVDSVAIHPNHGNGEDIQVTVPTAAPGEFGWTIDGRNGLVDLGTAVEHNGEYFQATGQINPILVSDTRHTQSPWSISASVGDFRDGTNTFSGKYLGWSPKIVTPGAGAVAGAAVASGYDAGDGLSVSRGLGTADQGHARGTAKLGADLDLKIPSAIDKGSYRATLTLTALSS; the protein is encoded by the coding sequence ATGTCCTCCCCAACAGAATTCAACGGAGCGCGGCGCCGAAATCGCCACCGCGCGACCGTGATTCTCACAGCAGCGGCCCTTCTGGCCGGCTCGGCGGCGGTGAGCGGCTTCGCTGCCGCACCAGCCATCGCCGCCGACCAGGCCAACCTCACCGGCATCGTTCTCGGCGTCGGTGCGAACGAATCACAGCGCATCGTGTCGTGGTATTCCTCGGCCGACACCGCCCAGTCGATTCAGCTCGCACCGACCGCCTCTCTCGTCGCGGGCGCCTTCCGGACCGGAGCAACGACCTTCGCGGCCATCGGGTCTGCGAACATCGCGACCAGCGGCGGCTTCAACCGGCACGCAACCATCACCGGCCTCAGTGAGAACACGCCGTACTCCTACCGCGTCGGCTCCGAGGGCAACTGGTCGACGGCCTATACGTTCACCACTCAGACGTTCGACGGCAACTACGACTTTCTGTTCCTCGGCGACCCGCAAATCGGTTCATCGGGCAACGTGGCCAAAGACGGTGCCGGCTGGGCCGCCACGCTGAACACGGCTGTCGCGGCGAATCCCACGGCAGAGCTTCTGGTGTCGGGCGGAGACCAGGTCGAGACCGCCAACACGGAAGCGCAGTGGGATGCGTTCCTCGCACCCGACACGCTTCGCCAGATTCCGTTCGCGGCGACCATCGGTAACCACGACGTGGGTGGCAAGGCCTACGAGCAGCACCTCGCCACGCCGAACACCGACCGATCGGGCGCCTACTACTCCAACGGCGACCCCACCTCGAACACCTCGGGCGGCGACTACTGGTACATCTACAAAGACGTGCTCTTCATCGACCTGAACAGCAACAGCTACTCCACCGCGCAGGGCGGCGGCGGTGACGACGCTCACATCGGTTACGTGACGAACGTCGTCAACCAGCACCAGGCCGAGGCGAAATACACGGTTCTCGTCTATCACCACGCGATCTACTCACCCGCCGATCACGCGAAAGACGGCGACAACAAGACCCGTCGTGTCGACTACCCGACTGCCTTCTCGAACCTCGGCGTCGACCTCGTTCTTCAGGGTCACGACCACAGCTACTCGCGAAGCTACGAGATCAAGAACGGCGCAAAGGCGAATCCTGACGAGCAGCCCGGAGCGACCGACGTCTACCCGGGCCCGGGCGGCGTCATCTACGTGACGGCGAACAGCTCGTCGGGGTCGAAGTACTACGACCTCACTACACCTGACTCGAGTGGAACCAGCGGCGCCGGTAACGGTGCAGACCCGCTCAAGCCGAGCGACTACTGGTACAACTCCGTCGAGAACCAGGAGCACGTTCGCTCGTACGTCAAGGTGCAGGTCGCGGCAGATCAGCTGACCGTGCAGACCATCCGCAGCGGCACGTGCGACGCGCCGAACGCGGCCGTTGAGCTCGGTAAGGTCGCCTGGTGCGGCCCGAACAGCGGAGCAAGCGCGGCCCAGCCCGTCGGCTCGGTCGTCGACTCCGTCGCGATTCACCCGAACCACGGCAACGGCGAAGACATCCAGGTGACCGTTCCGACCGCAGCTCCCGGTGAGTTCGGCTGGACCATCGACGGCCGCAACGGACTCGTCGACCTCGGTACCGCGGTCGAGCACAACGGTGAGTACTTCCAGGCGACCGGCCAGATCAACCCGATTCTGGTCTCCGACACCCGGCACACTCAGTCGCCCTGGTCGATCTCCGCATCGGTCGGCGACTTCCGCGACGGCACGAACACCTTCTCGGGCAAGTACCTCGGCTGGAGCCCGAAGATCGTCACGCCCGGCGCTGGAGCAGTTGCGGGTGCCGCCGTGGCATCCGGTTACGACGCCGGCGACGGCCTCTCGGTCTCGCGTGGCCTCGGAACCGCAGACCAGGGTCACGCTCGCGGAACCGCGAAGCTCGGCGCCGACCTGGATCTGAAGATTCCGAGCGCCATCGACAAGGGCAGCTACCGCGCGACCCTGACGCTCACTGCGCTGAGCAGCTGA
- a CDS encoding HupE/UreJ family protein, with amino-acid sequence MSYRLRRAVLAILIAFVTGGLLVGSASAASAHGFSSVAYVDVTAPQSGQVRTTLQLEYDLLVVSAADAAHDDTLFQQGTEAFENGDSVAQAAALNAHLATVTAYAEPRLTVSSGGTACTPGSVGEIVMTEQQGVPYAMFVVDQACPQTSDGHVVTSTLFADSEGFVTGTKTILTYELDGQSGSAALDSNQSSFSTEQSTGERFWEFFHLGAEHLLTGIDHILFLLALIAGSRRFREVVLAATTFTVAHSVTFILAATGVISVSARIIEPIIALSISIVAAWYLWRLWRRGEAANELDATSGPLGLDRAGWLRLGVVFLFGLVHGLGFASALGIDEPWSWTLLWSLLVFNLGIEFVQVAIIVALFPLLTLLRRRQPRLGLWAAGALAVAVSVTGLIWFVQRVLEV; translated from the coding sequence ATGTCGTATCGGCTGAGGCGCGCAGTTCTGGCGATTTTGATCGCTTTCGTGACCGGTGGGCTGCTGGTCGGCAGCGCGAGTGCTGCCTCGGCGCACGGATTCTCGTCGGTCGCTTACGTCGACGTGACAGCACCCCAGTCAGGGCAGGTGCGAACCACCCTGCAGCTCGAATACGACCTTCTCGTCGTCTCGGCCGCCGATGCTGCGCACGACGACACGCTGTTTCAGCAGGGAACCGAGGCGTTCGAAAACGGCGACTCCGTCGCGCAGGCGGCAGCCCTGAATGCACACCTCGCCACGGTGACGGCGTACGCGGAACCCCGACTGACGGTCTCGTCGGGCGGCACAGCGTGCACGCCTGGAAGCGTAGGCGAGATCGTGATGACCGAGCAGCAGGGCGTGCCCTACGCGATGTTCGTCGTCGACCAGGCGTGCCCACAGACCAGCGACGGACACGTGGTGACGAGCACCCTCTTCGCCGATTCCGAAGGATTCGTCACAGGCACCAAGACGATTCTCACCTACGAGCTCGACGGACAGTCGGGAAGCGCCGCGCTCGACAGCAATCAGAGTTCGTTCTCGACCGAGCAGAGCACGGGCGAGCGGTTCTGGGAATTCTTCCACCTCGGGGCGGAGCATCTGCTGACGGGAATCGACCACATACTGTTTCTGCTGGCCCTCATCGCAGGTTCGCGCAGGTTCCGGGAGGTGGTTCTCGCCGCGACGACCTTCACGGTCGCTCACTCGGTCACGTTCATCCTCGCCGCCACGGGCGTCATCTCGGTGTCGGCTCGCATCATCGAACCGATCATCGCCCTGTCGATCTCGATCGTCGCCGCCTGGTATCTGTGGCGGCTCTGGCGACGAGGTGAGGCGGCGAACGAACTCGACGCGACGAGCGGGCCTCTCGGTCTCGATCGCGCGGGATGGCTGCGGCTCGGCGTCGTTTTCTTGTTCGGTTTGGTGCACGGACTCGGATTCGCCTCTGCCCTCGGCATTGACGAGCCCTGGTCGTGGACCCTGCTCTGGTCACTGCTCGTCTTCAACCTCGGAATCGAGTTCGTGCAGGTCGCCATCATCGTGGCGCTGTTTCCGTTGCTGACTCTGTTGCGTCGACGCCAGCCGCGTCTCGGACTGTGGGCTGCGGGCGCCTTGGCTGTCGCGGTTTCTGTGACGGGTCTCATCTGGTTCGTGCAGAGAGTGCTGGAGGTGTGA
- a CDS encoding type 1 periplasmic-binding domain-containing protein encodes MASLGAVVLGLVLLAGCSATDSWAEPHAAPAPLGALGDGFLPSATPSPEATINPAPESWTGVHPSPGFRVVLLTAGDDEPTRALLTAVNDWAAAENVELRTVHADVDPITSIVRAIDMKPDLVISAGNDLVDPLATVTASHLDQLFLIVGAEVAEPTHNVTAVDWTGASFRGEGLGASSDYDPSSFTPSRTAAAVRAGAAAVLHDVTGIVIWIP; translated from the coding sequence ATGGCCTCGCTCGGGGCGGTCGTGCTCGGCCTTGTGCTTCTTGCCGGATGCTCGGCGACCGACAGCTGGGCAGAGCCACATGCCGCTCCTGCCCCGCTCGGTGCTCTCGGGGACGGGTTTCTGCCCTCGGCCACGCCGAGCCCGGAGGCGACGATCAATCCCGCCCCGGAATCATGGACGGGCGTGCATCCGTCGCCGGGCTTTCGCGTCGTTCTGCTCACCGCCGGCGACGACGAACCGACCCGTGCACTGTTGACTGCAGTGAACGACTGGGCTGCAGCCGAGAACGTCGAATTGCGCACCGTGCACGCCGATGTCGACCCGATCACGTCTATCGTGCGAGCGATCGATATGAAACCCGATCTCGTGATCAGCGCGGGCAACGACCTGGTCGATCCGCTGGCCACCGTCACGGCGAGCCATCTCGACCAGCTCTTTCTCATCGTCGGCGCCGAAGTCGCCGAACCCACCCATAACGTGACGGCCGTCGACTGGACCGGCGCGTCGTTCCGCGGTGAAGGGCTCGGGGCGTCGTCGGACTACGACCCCTCTTCGTTCACGCCCTCGCGAACCGCCGCCGCCGTGCGAGCGGGTGCCGCAGCAGTGCTGCACGACGTGACCGGCATCGTGATCTGGATTCCGTAA
- a CDS encoding NAD(P)H-binding protein, translated as MQNTDLKPTLVMGARAGIGRLILDQLLLDDMPVRASTRRPEPGQLPTGVEVVAADLTDRASLDRAFEGIGQAFVFANHDGVDGLIEAARSAGVERLVLLSSGSVIHSSSRGNRITEKHRQVEQSLFAADDLTVIPVRPLVLATNSLGWAYPIRSHGTIALYRPEALTAPIDERDIAAVAVAALHGRTDVSDLLTGSERLSQRAQVAAISAAIGRPITVTELSREQAATSYGRFMPEWEAEAVLQFLDDADDGNSPATGAVQAILGKPALSYTDWASRHADDFREVKDR; from the coding sequence ATGCAGAACACCGACCTCAAACCCACTCTCGTCATGGGTGCCCGCGCCGGAATCGGTCGGCTCATCCTCGACCAGCTCCTTCTCGACGACATGCCCGTACGAGCGTCGACCCGGCGCCCGGAGCCGGGACAGCTCCCAACCGGCGTCGAGGTGGTTGCCGCCGATCTCACCGATCGCGCTAGTCTCGACAGGGCGTTCGAGGGGATCGGGCAAGCCTTCGTGTTCGCTAACCACGACGGCGTCGACGGTCTCATCGAGGCGGCCCGGAGTGCCGGTGTCGAACGTCTTGTGCTGCTGTCGTCGGGGTCGGTCATCCATTCGTCCTCGAGGGGCAACCGCATCACCGAAAAACACCGCCAGGTCGAGCAGTCGCTCTTCGCGGCCGACGACCTCACGGTCATCCCGGTGCGCCCACTTGTGCTGGCGACGAACAGCCTCGGCTGGGCATACCCGATACGCTCCCACGGCACCATCGCGCTTTACCGCCCCGAGGCTCTGACTGCGCCGATCGACGAACGAGACATTGCGGCTGTCGCAGTCGCTGCGCTGCACGGTCGCACCGACGTCAGCGATCTGCTCACCGGGTCTGAACGGCTGAGTCAGCGAGCTCAGGTGGCGGCGATCTCGGCTGCGATCGGCCGGCCGATCACGGTCACCGAGCTCTCGCGCGAGCAAGCCGCGACCAGTTACGGGCGGTTCATGCCCGAATGGGAGGCCGAGGCGGTGCTCCAGTTCCTCGACGACGCCGACGACGGCAATTCACCCGCGACGGGGGCGGTTCAGGCCATTCTCGGCAAGCCGGCGCTCAGCTATACGGATTGGGCTTCACGCCATGCCGACGACTTTCGCGAGGTGAAGGATCGTTAG
- a CDS encoding SDR family oxidoreductase — MPLALITGAARPAGIAAGITPKLIADGWEVATSDLADTDFPADLSSPTGPDELIAAVTAGHGPISALILSHAHDVESGILDTTAESFDTHIAVNARASLLLIAAFARQIPETGGAIVALTSDHTTGNLPYGASKGALDRIVISAARELGPLGISANALNPGPIDTGWMNDQIREDLTPQHPLGRLGTPTDIGSIVAFLVSPRGRWISGQLLHTDGGFSTRF, encoded by the coding sequence ATGCCTCTCGCACTGATCACCGGCGCCGCACGACCCGCAGGTATCGCCGCCGGCATCACACCGAAGCTGATCGCTGACGGGTGGGAGGTCGCGACGAGCGATCTCGCCGACACGGACTTTCCCGCCGACTTATCCTCCCCAACAGGTCCCGACGAACTCATCGCCGCCGTCACCGCCGGTCACGGCCCGATCAGCGCGCTGATTCTCAGCCACGCACACGATGTCGAGTCCGGAATCCTCGACACCACAGCCGAGAGTTTCGACACCCACATCGCAGTGAACGCCCGCGCCAGCCTGCTCCTGATCGCCGCGTTCGCCCGGCAGATCCCCGAAACCGGCGGTGCGATCGTCGCACTCACGAGCGACCACACCACCGGCAATTTGCCCTACGGAGCCTCCAAGGGAGCGTTGGATCGTATCGTGATCTCCGCAGCCCGCGAACTCGGCCCGCTGGGCATCTCGGCCAACGCCCTGAACCCGGGCCCGATCGACACCGGCTGGATGAACGACCAGATCCGCGAAGACCTCACCCCGCAACATCCTCTCGGCCGGCTCGGCACACCGACCGACATCGGCAGCATCGTCGCGTTTCTGGTGTCACCTCGGGGCCGATGGATCTCTGGCCAGCTCCTGCACACCGACGGCGGATTCTCCACCCGCTTCTAA
- a CDS encoding aminoglycoside phosphotransferase family protein yields MESILPGSNMNAVRREGNTVVRTAGPWTPTVHQYLRYLRVAGITWAPQPLGIEGDHERLTFVEGEVPLYPLPDWVWSEDVLIEGARHLRQLHDASLGFALDDSVWQSRAKVPSEVICHNDFAPHNLAFANGHLVGAIDFDMCSPGPRLWDVAYFATRAVPLTATTPLNAPGMEQARRRVQIILDAYKSDATWNDVLRVAIIRLYDLADMSKLKAGELGKPQLLDDAEQYIVDANYLETLRETR; encoded by the coding sequence ATGGAGTCGATCCTTCCGGGCAGCAACATGAACGCGGTTCGCCGAGAGGGCAACACCGTCGTGCGCACGGCGGGCCCGTGGACGCCGACGGTACACCAGTACCTGCGCTACCTCCGGGTTGCAGGAATCACCTGGGCGCCTCAACCGCTCGGGATCGAAGGCGACCACGAGCGACTGACCTTCGTCGAGGGCGAGGTGCCGTTGTATCCGCTTCCCGACTGGGTGTGGAGCGAAGACGTGCTCATCGAAGGCGCGCGACACCTCCGTCAACTGCATGATGCGAGTTTGGGGTTCGCTCTAGACGACAGCGTGTGGCAGTCTCGGGCGAAAGTGCCCAGTGAAGTGATCTGCCACAACGATTTCGCGCCACACAACCTCGCTTTCGCGAACGGTCACCTTGTCGGTGCGATCGATTTTGACATGTGCTCGCCCGGGCCGAGGCTGTGGGATGTCGCGTACTTCGCAACACGCGCAGTGCCCCTGACCGCCACGACTCCGCTCAACGCACCTGGGATGGAGCAGGCTCGACGCAGGGTGCAGATCATCCTCGACGCCTACAAGTCCGATGCCACCTGGAACGATGTTCTCAGAGTCGCGATCATCCGGCTGTACGATCTCGCGGACATGTCGAAGCTGAAGGCCGGCGAGCTCGGCAAGCCACAACTCCTCGATGACGCCGAGCAATACATCGTCGACGCCAACTACCTCGAAACGCTTCGAGAGACCCGCTGA
- a CDS encoding zinc-binding dehydrogenase: protein MRAITHTQFGEPSDVLAVEEVPLPEPSAGEVRVRTILSPIHNHDLWTIRGTYGFKPELPARAGTEAVGVVDALGEGVTHLSVGQRVASGSTFGVWAEYFIAKAGALIPVDDSISDEAAAQLVAMPFSAISLLESLDLAEGDWLVQNAANGAVGRLVAQLAAPRKINVLGLVRRAAGVEELAAQGIVNVVSTDSTNWVEQVRALTGDAPLRVGIDSVGGTASGDVLSLLAEDGSLIVFGAMASPVMEISSGDIIFKNVTVKGFWGSTVGATMPADTRRALFAELVRRIQDGDLTLPVEATYSFEDAREASDANFVPGRDGKIMLRP from the coding sequence ATGCGCGCCATCACTCACACCCAGTTCGGGGAGCCCTCCGATGTGCTTGCGGTCGAAGAGGTACCGCTACCCGAACCGAGCGCTGGTGAGGTTCGAGTGCGCACGATTCTGTCGCCGATTCACAACCACGACCTCTGGACGATTCGCGGCACCTACGGCTTCAAACCGGAGCTCCCTGCCCGCGCGGGTACAGAAGCGGTTGGCGTCGTCGATGCGCTTGGCGAGGGTGTGACGCACCTCAGCGTGGGGCAACGGGTCGCTTCCGGCTCCACCTTCGGAGTCTGGGCCGAGTACTTCATCGCCAAAGCCGGCGCTCTGATACCGGTCGACGACAGCATCTCAGACGAGGCGGCCGCCCAGCTGGTTGCGATGCCTTTCAGCGCTATCAGCCTGCTCGAAAGCCTCGACCTCGCAGAGGGCGATTGGCTCGTTCAGAACGCGGCGAACGGTGCCGTCGGCAGGCTCGTCGCTCAGCTTGCCGCACCGCGCAAGATCAACGTTCTCGGGCTCGTGCGCCGCGCTGCCGGGGTTGAGGAACTCGCCGCGCAAGGCATCGTCAACGTCGTATCGACCGATAGCACGAACTGGGTCGAACAGGTGCGGGCCCTGACCGGCGATGCGCCTCTTCGGGTGGGCATCGATTCGGTGGGCGGCACGGCGAGCGGCGATGTTCTCTCGCTGCTCGCGGAGGATGGCTCGCTGATTGTGTTCGGCGCTATGGCCTCACCGGTGATGGAGATCAGCTCCGGGGACATCATCTTCAAGAACGTCACCGTCAAAGGATTCTGGGGCAGCACGGTCGGTGCCACCATGCCAGCCGACACGCGTCGTGCGCTGTTCGCAGAACTCGTGCGCCGCATCCAAGACGGCGACCTCACCCTGCCCGTCGAAGCGACATACTCGTTCGAAGACGCACGTGAGGCAAGCGACGCCAACTTCGTTCCGGGCCGCGACGGCAAGATCATGCTCCGCCCCTAA
- a CDS encoding sigma-70 family RNA polymerase sigma factor encodes MSINQALAVSDDDDPPAEPTVPARRSRQAGHVRVAASGGWAHEESATDLYRRVARGDQQAFSDLYDLIAPAVLGMLTGNRTAQPEAVLLSVFLHLWKIAPTLAVQDKPMAEMLDIAFGQVRPSIR; translated from the coding sequence ATGTCTATCAATCAGGCGCTCGCCGTTTCGGATGATGATGACCCGCCCGCCGAACCGACTGTTCCAGCGCGGCGATCTCGTCAGGCCGGTCACGTTAGAGTTGCTGCTTCCGGCGGCTGGGCCCACGAGGAATCCGCGACCGACTTGTACCGGCGCGTCGCCCGAGGAGACCAGCAAGCGTTCTCCGACTTATATGACCTCATTGCCCCGGCCGTTCTCGGCATGCTGACGGGAAATCGAACCGCTCAGCCAGAGGCGGTGCTGCTGTCGGTGTTCCTCCACCTGTGGAAGATCGCCCCCACTCTCGCTGTTCAAGACAAGCCGATGGCCGAAATGCTCGACATTGCATTCGGGCAGGTGAGGCCGAGCATCCGGTGA